In bacterium, a single window of DNA contains:
- a CDS encoding putative glutamine amidotransferase, with protein MAPKPCIALIAPTLYQPAGPIVNAPASYVFRDYIEAVRIGGGYPFIVPLLDDPDFIPDIMGYFHGLLLLGGEDVEPSLYGGDPEDPLLGRVDAARDAAECRALTLALERDLPVLGICRGLQVMNVALGGSLIMDIPQSVPNALQHRKVAGATAAAMHDITFTPDSTMGAWYSRPTIKVNSSHHQAIDQLAPGLRVAATAADGVIEAVEAPDYDWVMAVQWHPERMLTQSAEQVELFEQFIAAAVRRAVMSGHALS; from the coding sequence ATGGCTCCTAAACCCTGCATCGCCCTGATTGCCCCGACCCTGTACCAACCCGCGGGGCCGATTGTGAACGCCCCGGCCAGCTATGTCTTTCGGGACTACATCGAAGCGGTCCGGATTGGTGGGGGATACCCGTTCATCGTCCCGTTGCTGGATGATCCCGACTTCATCCCGGACATCATGGGGTACTTCCATGGCCTGCTACTTCTGGGCGGGGAGGATGTCGAGCCCTCGCTCTACGGTGGCGACCCGGAGGATCCCCTGCTGGGGCGGGTCGATGCCGCCCGGGATGCCGCAGAGTGCCGTGCCCTCACCCTCGCGCTGGAGCGGGATTTGCCGGTCCTGGGGATTTGTCGCGGCCTGCAGGTGATGAATGTCGCGCTGGGGGGGTCGCTCATCATGGACATCCCCCAGTCGGTCCCGAATGCGCTGCAGCATCGCAAGGTCGCTGGGGCCACCGCGGCGGCGATGCACGACATCACTTTCACTCCCGACAGCACCATGGGAGCCTGGTACTCCCGCCCGACCATCAAAGTCAACAGCAGTCATCACCAGGCTATCGACCAGCTGGCTCCTGGCCTGCGGGTCGCGGCGACCGCGGCTGATGGCGTGATTGAAGCCGTGGAAGCTCCGGACTACGACTGGGTGATGGCGGTGCAGTGGCACCCGGAGCGGATGCTGACCCAGTCGGCGGAACAGGTGGAACTGTTCGAGCAGTTCATCGCTGCTGCGGTTCGACGGGCAGTCATGTCTGGTCACGCCCTCTCCTGA